CTGCCGGGAAATGCCCCCGCTGGCCACGGGATCGGATTCCAAAATCCCGCGGAGGATATAGATAGGCGCGGGCTGCCCGCCCGCATTCGTCCAGGTAACATTCACGCGTCCCGTGGCCGTGCCTGTGGCTGCGGTGACCGTGAAGCTTCCCGGCGGGGAATCCGATGAGCGCGCGGTAGCGCAGGAAGTGGTTGAATACGAGAACCCGTACGCATTCGTGGCCTTCGCGGCAAAGCAATAATCCGTGCTCGCCATCCCCGTGAACAGGAAGGGGTTGGAGGGATTGGTCTGGTCGTAATCCCATACCGTGCCCCCCTCGAACTCGCCGGAATCAATAATTCCATCAAGCGCGATGGGGTGGGAGGCCAATATCCCGCGAAGGATATAATCCACGGGCGCCGTTCCCCCAGCAAGGTCCCAGGCCACGTTCACCGTTCGGGCGGAGGGACCCGTGGTGGCGACCACATCGAAGTTGCCCGGGGGGTTATTGGCCGAGGTCTGCGAGGTCACCGTCAAAGGCATCGAATTAGAAACTATTCCGGGAGCGTTGCGCACGCGCACCGGGTAATCCGTGCTCCCCGTGGAACCCGCTCCCCCCAGGGCTTGGATTTGGGCCGCCGTCAGGTTGAAGCGCAATAGTGTCCCCCCCTGGTTCACAATATTAGGGGAAATAGGGGGGAGATTCCCCACGAGTATTTCAGAGTAGGTCTGGAAGTTGCTCCCCGTGAGGGCGATGGTGTAGTCCGAATCCTCTTCAACCGATTGGGGGGAAATCAGCGTGAGGATGGCCGGGGCTTCCGTTATGGTTAATATCAATCCGTTGGAGGTCCTGCTCCCATTCACCACAAACACATTGTGGGGTCCGACTCCCAACAATTGGGTCTGGGTGGCCGTGAGGGTAAACGTGAGGGAATTGCCATTGGGGTTCACGGCATCCGGTGTCAATAAAGGAAGAGTACCCACGCGCACTTTGGAATACGGGGTAAATTTGCTCCCAGATAGGGTGAATTGCTGGATCCCCCCCACTTGGACCGAATTGGGGTTGATGTTTGTAAGTGTAGGGGTGGGATCGGTGATCGTTAATGTCTTCGAATTGGAATTAATGAGGGTGTTGATGACCAATACGGTATGGAGGCCCACCCCCAGATTATTGTTCACTTGATCCAGGGAGGGATTGACCCGCAGCATGTCGGGAAGCGTGATGGTGGGGCTGCTGAAGGTCACGCTCCCTATTTTCACGCTGGGATTGGCGCCGAAATAATTGGATTGCAGGTTGATGGGGGGATTCGTATTGTATTCGATGGCCGAGGGGGTGACATTCAGCAATATGGGGGCGGAAATGACCAATTGTTGAGCGTTGGATGTTTGGCTGCCCGAGGTAACCGTCACGTTATGCGCATTTACTCCCAGGGAAAGGGTTTGGGCCGGTGTCAGGGAATACGTGAGCTGTGCGGCGTTCACCATCATCACCTGCGTGCAGGGCACGGCGAGCGCCCCCACCTTCAGGGTTCCAATCGTGCAGCTCACCGGGAAATTGGTTCCGTTTAATGTAATCACGGGTGAGGGGGCGTTGTAGGCGATGGTATTGGGGTTCATTCCGGAGGTAGTTGGAGCGCCTCCTCCGCCACCGGCCAATCCATCGAGGGCCCCCGCTTCGTGCGGGGATAGACGGAGGGTATTGGTAATATCCTCCGGCACCAAATAAGTCACATTGGCCGTGCCGATTATGGCTCCCGTGTCGGAAGGCCTGAACCCCAGGAAGTTTCCTCCATACGAATAATTATTTCCCCATCCCGTACTGGGCGGAGTTGTAAAATCCGTTAATCCTTGTCCGATTACATATCCCGTGCTCATGTTTCGCACGCCACTCGTGATGGTATTATTGGTTTGGTGCATGGCCACGACATTCCCAACTAATATTCCCTGATTACTCGTTCCCGATAGGAGTTGAATCGTGTAGGCGCCCGGACTCCCTTGATGATTATACACCACGTTATTCGCCAGCACCAATCCCGGTTGACCGTTCCAGGCAACTAATCCAATGCCATATCCGTTATTGGTATTGAATACAGTATTGTGAGATATTTCCAAATAATCCAAAGAGGCAGTATTATGAGTACCGTCAATGGCCTTATTCCCAATACGAGCGGTTACCAAATTGTTTCTGAAAACATGCCTCCCATTTTCGAATTGTACCCCATTATCGGAGCAATCATGGATCACATTTTTCTCGATGATGTTGCGTTGGTTAGAGAAATACGTTCCCGCGTGGGAAAGATCAAACCACATGCAGGGCCAATATCCTGCCGAATCGCCATAATAATTGTACGCCGCATGGTGAACATGGTTTTCCGCCACCCAATTGGAATGGGAACCCCTATTCAATTGGATTCCCGCAGCCTGCTTTCCGGTGTGATGGATATGATTGAGAGCAATAACAGCATTGGTGACAATTTGTGGTCCACCCATGGTTCCAAACATTACTGCAGTTCCTTTGATGATACCGGCTCCTTCTCCCACGTTGTGAATTTCATTTCTGGTAATAAACAAATAGGAATTGTTTATCCCACTAAATTGTCCTCCATGAATACCCGCGTTCGCGGTGTCGTGGATGCGCAATTGATCCAACCAAATATTACTGGCCTTATTGAAAATGATTCCTTTGTTTCCCCCGGTGATCTCAAATCCACGCAATGCCAAATAGGCCGCAGTAATCCCGCTCCCGGTTTGGCCGATGGCCAAAACATCGTTTCCCGCCCCACTCGCGGTTAATACCGGATTGGCACCGGCGGCCGCGACAACGAAAATAGGTTGTGAGGCGGTCCCCTGTGCGGTAATCCGCGCGGGATTGGGCATCTGATAGGTGCCCCCCGGAACAATGAGCTTCTGCCCGGGGGAGAGGTTGTTGATGGCACTCAGTAATTCCGTTCCCGTGCTCCCGGAGAAAGCGATCCCATTAATAGGTTCGAGCGTCGACCAGGGGGGAAAGTAGGGAGAGGAAGCCCCGCCCGTGTCGCCGATGTTCAGGGGGAAAGGCGCGGAAAAGACGCCGGTGTTCTCCATGCGCACATCGTGCGTCCCCACACCCAAATTAGTGACTTGAACCGCGGTCAGGGAAACATCGAAGCAGAGGGGTGCGGGCTGCCCGGGATAGTTGAATACGTTTGAACCCACGTGTATTTTGGGATTATTCCCCGGGTATCGGCAAGTGAAGGATAAAGTCGCGGCCTGGTTGGCGGGAATGGTATCCGGGATGATCGCATCGATGATGGGGGGGGAAATAGTCAAATCCACAGGAAGCGAGGTGTAAATCCCGGCGGTTACCGTCACCGGATGATCAGTCGCCCCCAGCGTCAGAGTGTTGGCCTTATTGAGCTGGAACTCTAGACTTGTGCCAGTGACATTTTGCATTTGCGAACTTGACGAAAGAATAGTCACCTGATTAGGGGGATTCCCAATCTTCACCGTAGGAGAATTCCCAAAATTGGTACCGGTAACAGTAATCCAGGGAGAAATAGCATTATACCCAATAGTATCCGGGTCCAAAGGCTCCGTAATCGTAGGTACATTAGGATCAGAAACCGAGAAAGACAATGAATTAGAATACGTATTCGCCCCCCGCTTCAAGCGAACCGAACCAATACCCAAACCAAGCGTGCTCAAATCACTTGTAGTGAGCGACGTGGTTAGAGCCACATTGCTGACAAACAACCCAATCTTGGATACGAAACATAATGAGGTGCCACAAGCTCCCTGAAACTCCACCCGATCCCCCGACTGGAATAAATAACCGGAAATAGCAATGGAATTGTAATTCTGACTCGTCACATACGCATTAGGGGTAACCGTGCTCAAAACGAATGACGACGCGCTCACGATAGGCAAAGTAATACTATTCGACATATCCGGTCCCTGAATCACCCGAGCCGAATGATTGCCCACCCCCAAAGTAGTAATATTAGATGTAGTAAGCGTCGCAGTAATAGAAGAGCTAATCGTCAAATTCACCACTGTTGAAGGGGCATTCTCCTTCGCGATGCGCAACGTATCCCCCGGCTCAATACCCGAACCCAGGAGAGTCAACGTATAATTCTGCCCAGGGGGATGAATAATAGGCGAAGGATTAGACGTGATGCCAGTTAGGAATAATGTATCCCCCGCACACGTGCAATTGCTCCCCCCCAGCATGGAAACGAAGGGCTGGATGCAATACCCCCCCAGATTCAAATTATTGGGATCGATGGGAGGCGAATTGTTCCCCAAGGGGCCGCAGGGATTATTGGTGAGCTCGCACTCTTCGACTCCAACCTGGATGATATTGTCCCCGCAAAAGGGGGTGGAACCACCCCCAATTGTATGGGAAGGATCGTTTTTATCGATCAATTGATTGCAATTGTTATCGATGCCATCCGCCGAGTTACCTTCGCTTCTCCCGGGGTGGATGTTGGCGCTGTTATCATTACAGTCCCCGTTGCACGTGGTCCATGTATCACCATCAGCATCAGCACAATTGTGTGGAGAAGTATTTTGATAGATTCCATTTACATATCCTCCACCCAAGTCATTTGGAACTTCGGTAGTTAAAGTTATTCCGCAAAAGACTTCATCATCCACGAAAAATATATCATTACCCCACACATTTTGCGATCCAGCAGAATATTGTTGATTTTTTCCTGCGGGGTGGATGATCGATCTCGAAATAAAATCTTTGAATTTTCCAACATATTCAGCAAATAAATCTTGTTGTCCGTTTTTCAAATAGTTCGGGTCACTACTTCGAAAAATGCCGGCAAGAATTAGCTCATTACAATAACCTGGAATGAACTGGGTTAGAGTATTATCTTGATATTGAGTATAGGTATCAGCTGGATAGGTGGAATTATGCCCGGTAATAAGTTTGTTATAAACACTAAATCCGCCAGTCCTTTCATTAATGTTTTGAGAAGGAATAGCCAGGTTGGGAGTCCTGTTTCGCACTTCCATCGGGGATTTATAGGCGTAAGTATACGTGTAGTGCAAATGATCCGCTACCGCATTTTTTATCATTGTCATTAAGCCGGCATCTGAGGGAGTCAGGACATCACGGTAGAATACAGCCAAAGCATGGGCGATCTGAGCATCATGATATGGCTGTATCCAAACATATGGTTGATTCGCCCCACAATTTATCCTAGCTTCGCAACTCAAAATTGAGGCATAATATTTTACAGGAAAAAAATCCCCGGTAGCCGGGTTGGTGCCTCTCAATCCATCCGCTTGCCTGTTCCTTTTTTGATCAGCGAAAGTGACAAGATTTGTTGCCATCGATTTGTAGATGGGATCCAATGTCATAGAGTAAGAATGGGAGAGCCAGATAATCGAACGGCCTATTCCCCGATCGGAAATTGTTCCACGCCCGCCAGCTTGATTAAATTCATAACGGGATGCTCCGATCTCGATAAATTGGGTCGTCAAATAGCGCCCCAGGTGGTCATCTAGAAACAGGTAACGGTAGTACGAATAGGCTAGAGACAGGTGTTCGGTATCCCGCCATTTCCATGAATGCCACATGGCAAATTGGTTACTATTGTTATTATTGTAGCTCGTTACGCTGCGTCCTTGGGCATCCGTCCGGTGTCCAGATGGGATTTGATTGTATTGACAATATCCCAAAACATCCTTTGCGTTATAAGGTGGCGGAAGGCAAACGATCCCACTCCCCCCATTCTGTTCATACGGAGTAGTTCTGTAATGGGACTCCATAACCTGCGGGTGTTCCTCCCGATTGAATCCGACATAATGGTTTGGGGTATGGATATGCCCATATTCGATGAATCGCATGGTCCGCAGATAATCGGTGGCGCAGCGGTCTCCGCAAGATAATAAGAATCGAGTCGCGAGAATTGAATCCTGATGGTAGTAGTCATAATATCCTCCGGATGATATGTCTTTCCCATTTGAGTAATCATATTGGCCAAAACGATGACCCAGTTGGGAATTATTCATCTGTTGTAATTTTTTCAAATATTGGGACTTGGCATCGGAAGTGTAGGATATGACTGAATTCAAATCCTCCGGGTTAAACATTTCTCGGAAAAAAACATCGTCGATTTGGTTGAACATTTTTAATGGTCCTCCAGATGAAACCCCGTTTTCTTCAATTGGATGCTTGTTAATTGAGGAGAACGAGACTACGGCGCGTGTCAGGAAACCCTGCCCCCCTGCGATGAAATTGCTCGCGTTTGTTACATTTGGCCCTTCATTATAGTTTGCACTTAAAATCTGTTGTCCATTTTCAGGCATGATCCAGAATGTACTCATCGTATTCGTGGAGGCAGGATCCAAAAAAGATGGCGGGAGTTTACTCTCATCCATCACGTAAATCGCATGATCGGCTGTAGCGGGCGTTCGGACCTCCATTTTGATATCAGTGTAAAATATGACCCCGTGGATGGGGTTCTGATATAACGGGCCATTTTGCACCGGTCCACCCGTATTGGATGGTTGCACATCTTCATCCAAATTGTTAGAGTTGATGAGCAGATGATCAACCGTCACAAAATTCTTTCCTGAGTAGGCCGACACGAAGAATACCGACGTGAACAAATAGCTCAAATCTTCGGGAGGTCCGCCCGCAACCGGATCATGGCGTTTATGAATTTCCCAAGTCTTGCGTACGGGTCCGTCTTCTTTGAGTTCCACGCAGTTAGAAGCAAATTTGGGTGTTGCATATCCTTTGGCGTTACAATTCCCCATCCCATCGACATCCAATGTAACAGCATATTCTCCACCTTTGATATCTCTCACCAAAATCCTCAATGAAGAATTATTCCTATTCCGTAACAGATCCTCCACTCCAGGCGCCCAGGTAAAGTTCGGGGAGCTCCCGGTGGAGAGGGTGTAAATGGTTTCCTGCCCCGCTTGCATGGAGGCAAGCACCCAGGCCACCGCGGTTCGAACGGAACCATCGCTGTAATAGGAGGTGGGTTGCACTTGCGTGGGAAGCGTGCCCACCTTCACCGAGGGCAGTTGGCTCACCGTCATCGCCCCGGGTCCGAAGGCAATGGGGATATTCACCGGATCGTTAGACAGGGGGGTGCTATTATTGTTCTTGATGAAAACCTGGTTTACTTGAAGTTGCTGCTGCGCCGCGACCAAACCGGCAAACAGTAACAGGAATAGGATTAACCCCGCCCAACGCATAGGAAACCAAGGCACGGAGAAAAATGTCGTTTATAAACTATTGTCCGATTTCCAACCAACTCCCCTTTTTTACCGATTCCCACGTTTCATACTCGAGGGGCGATGGAAGATATAATAGGCGGCCGCACCCGCCACCAGCACCGCTATTCCAAAGATCAGGGCGTCCTGGTCCACATATATGAGCATGAAGCCCGAGGTAATGAAACCAATGACCGAGGGGATAGGAATTTTTCCAATAGAGAGAGGAACCCTAAACCCCGTGTAGGTGTCCCGCGGTTTCATCCGGATGAGGATGAGGGCGAGGTTCATGAGAGCAAACACAATGAACAGCAATCCATCCGTGACGTGAGCCACAAACGTAATGTCTTTGTACGATGCCAACAGCACCGCGAGCACCGCCGCAACAATCAAGGCATTGCGCGGCTGATGCCCCTGCGTCAAACCAAGAAGGCGGGGCAGCGTTTTTTCTTTGGCCATTCCATACATGATTCGGGAGGCCGCGAGCAGGAGGAGGAGCACCGTGTTTCCCGTGGCAAAGAGCGCGATTAATCCCACCAGTAGGAAGGAGTCGCTTCCCCATACGGTGGCGACGACATCCGCGAGGGGCGCGGCGCTCGCTCCCAGGGCGGCCCCTCCCAATACTCCCACGGCGGCCGCGGCCACGAGAATGTAAAGGATAGTCGAGATCCCGATCGCCAAGAGCAGGGCGATGGGCATTATTTTGGTAGTGTTTTTGGTCTCCTCGGCCAATCGTACCAAGTCTTCAAATCCGAGGAAGGCAAAAAAGATGAGGGCCGCCGCCGAGAGCACCGTGGGAACGAATTCAATGGGTGGGAGAGCGAACCCTTCCCCCAAATGGGGAAATCCCACATAGATTACGATCAACAACCCGGCGATTTCTATAAGGGAAAGAAAACCCGCCACGCTCGCGCTCAATTTGGCACCAAACCAGATAATCAATGTGGAGAGTCCGAGGATCAGAATCATTCCCCAGAAAGCCGGCAGCGTGGTAAGGGCGGAGAGGTAGCTCCCGAATCCTAATGCAACGGTTGCAGTAGAAGCCACTCCCACGATGACCAATGCCAATCCAATGAGGAAGGCCCAGAATGAAGAAAAGGCGTTTTTGGCATACACATATTCGGCTCCCGCTTTTGGAAAACGCGAGGATAATTCCGAGTAGCTCAACCCCGTCATGATGGCAATGAATCCTGCCGCGGCAAAACTCGCCCACACATATTCCTGCGCGATCCCCGCGGCCTTCCCCACTAGCACATAGATACCGGCCCCCAGGATAACCCCGATACCCGCTAGGGTCAGTTCGAGCAACCCAATCTCGCGCGTGAGGGCCATGTGTGATTCTTACATCTGGTGAATAAAAATACCACTCGTAGTTCTCAGGTTTCATATCCCTAAAAAAATCATTTCCCCCTTAAAAAAAGAAAATAGCACGCGGACAA
The sequence above is drawn from the Candidatus Diapherotrites archaeon genome and encodes:
- a CDS encoding MopE-related protein, with protein sequence MPWFPMRWAGLILFLLLFAGLVAAQQQLQVNQVFIKNNNSTPLSNDPVNIPIAFGPGAMTVSQLPSVKVGTLPTQVQPTSYYSDGSVRTAVAWVLASMQAGQETIYTLSTGSSPNFTWAPGVEDLLRNRNNSSLRILVRDIKGGEYAVTLDVDGMGNCNAKGYATPKFASNCVELKEDGPVRKTWEIHKRHDPVAGGPPEDLSYLFTSVFFVSAYSGKNFVTVDHLLINSNNLDEDVQPSNTGGPVQNGPLYQNPIHGVIFYTDIKMEVRTPATADHAIYVMDESKLPPSFLDPASTNTMSTFWIMPENGQQILSANYNEGPNVTNASNFIAGGQGFLTRAVVSFSSINKHPIEENGVSSGGPLKMFNQIDDVFFREMFNPEDLNSVISYTSDAKSQYLKKLQQMNNSQLGHRFGQYDYSNGKDISSGGYYDYYHQDSILATRFLLSCGDRCATDYLRTMRFIEYGHIHTPNHYVGFNREEHPQVMESHYRTTPYEQNGGSGIVCLPPPYNAKDVLGYCQYNQIPSGHRTDAQGRSVTSYNNNNSNQFAMWHSWKWRDTEHLSLAYSYYRYLFLDDHLGRYLTTQFIEIGASRYEFNQAGGRGTISDRGIGRSIIWLSHSYSMTLDPIYKSMATNLVTFADQKRNRQADGLRGTNPATGDFFPVKYYASILSCEARINCGANQPYVWIQPYHDAQIAHALAVFYRDVLTPSDAGLMTMIKNAVADHLHYTYTYAYKSPMEVRNRTPNLAIPSQNINERTGGFSVYNKLITGHNSTYPADTYTQYQDNTLTQFIPGYCNELILAGIFRSSDPNYLKNGQQDLFAEYVGKFKDFISRSIIHPAGKNQQYSAGSQNVWGNDIFFVDDEVFCGITLTTEVPNDLGGGYVNGIYQNTSPHNCADADGDTWTTCNGDCNDNSANIHPGRSEGNSADGIDNNCNQLIDKNDPSHTIGGGSTPFCGDNIIQVGVEECELTNNPCGPLGNNSPPIDPNNLNLGGYCIQPFVSMLGGSNCTCAGDTLFLTGITSNPSPIIHPPGQNYTLTLLGSGIEPGDTLRIAKENAPSTVVNLTISSSITATLTTSNITTLGVGNHSARVIQGPDMSNSITLPIVSASSFVLSTVTPNAYVTSQNYNSIAISGYLFQSGDRVEFQGACGTSLCFVSKIGLFVSNVALTTSLTTSDLSTLGLGIGSVRLKRGANTYSNSLSFSVSDPNVPTITEPLDPDTIGYNAISPWITVTGTNFGNSPTVKIGNPPNQVTILSSSSQMQNVTGTSLEFQLNKANTLTLGATDHPVTVTAGIYTSLPVDLTISPPIIDAIIPDTIPANQAATLSFTCRYPGNNPKIHVGSNVFNYPGQPAPLCFDVSLTAVQVTNLGVGTHDVRMENTGVFSAPFPLNIGDTGGASSPYFPPWSTLEPINGIAFSGSTGTELLSAINNLSPGQKLIVPGGTYQMPNPARITAQGTASQPIFVVAAAGANPVLTASGAGNDVLAIGQTGSGITAAYLALRGFEITGGNKGIIFNKASNIWLDQLRIHDTANAGIHGGQFSGINNSYLFITRNEIHNVGEGAGIIKGTAVMFGTMGGPQIVTNAVIALNHIHHTGKQAAGIQLNRGSHSNWVAENHVHHAAYNYYGDSAGYWPCMWFDLSHAGTYFSNQRNIIEKNVIHDCSDNGVQFENGRHVFRNNLVTARIGNKAIDGTHNTASLDYLEISHNTVFNTNNGYGIGLVAWNGQPGLVLANNVVYNHQGSPGAYTIQLLSGTSNQGILVGNVVAMHQTNNTITSGVRNMSTGYVIGQGLTDFTTPPSTGWGNNYSYGGNFLGFRPSDTGAIIGTANVTYLVPEDITNTLRLSPHEAGALDGLAGGGGGAPTTSGMNPNTIAYNAPSPVITLNGTNFPVSCTIGTLKVGALAVPCTQVMMVNAAQLTYSLTPAQTLSLGVNAHNVTVTSGSQTSNAQQLVISAPILLNVTPSAIEYNTNPPINLQSNYFGANPSVKIGSVTFSSPTITLPDMLRVNPSLDQVNNNLGVGLHTVLVINTLINSNSKTLTITDPTPTLTNINPNSVQVGGIQQFTLSGSKFTPYSKVRVGTLPLLTPDAVNPNGNSLTFTLTATQTQLLGVGPHNVFVVNGSRTSNGLILTITEAPAILTLISPQSVEEDSDYTIALTGSNFQTYSEILVGNLPPISPNIVNQGGTLLRFNLTAAQIQALGGAGSTGSTDYPVRVRNAPGIVSNSMPLTVTSQTSANNPPGNFDVVATTGPSARTVNVAWDLAGGTAPVDYILRGILASHPIALDGIIDSGEFEGGTVWDYDQTNPSNPFLFTGMASTDYCFAAKATNAYGFSYSTTSCATARSSDSPPGSFTVTAATGTATGRVNVTWTNAGGQPAPIYILRGILESDPVASGGISRQEFDDPANNTRWVVNLQSSSPYTYTGIPEEGYCFVVLAENIRGDSFSNTSCADARAAPEPPPGPGGGGGDSGGGGGGGGGGGGGPQTCVPTLELCDGIDNDCDSQVDEGCPISTISACTNEVKDVGELGVDCGGICPNFCSVSLPNSIYAFVVALASPILYLFGLVLKLFGLAT
- a CDS encoding APC family permease, which produces MALTREIGLLELTLAGIGVILGAGIYVLVGKAAGIAQEYVWASFAAAGFIAIMTGLSYSELSSRFPKAGAEYVYAKNAFSSFWAFLIGLALVIVGVASTATVALGFGSYLSALTTLPAFWGMILILGLSTLIIWFGAKLSASVAGFLSLIEIAGLLIVIYVGFPHLGEGFALPPIEFVPTVLSAAALIFFAFLGFEDLVRLAEETKNTTKIMPIALLLAIGISTILYILVAAAAVGVLGGAALGASAAPLADVVATVWGSDSFLLVGLIALFATGNTVLLLLLAASRIMYGMAKEKTLPRLLGLTQGHQPRNALIVAAVLAVLLASYKDITFVAHVTDGLLFIVFALMNLALILIRMKPRDTYTGFRVPLSIGKIPIPSVIGFITSGFMLIYVDQDALIFGIAVLVAGAAAYYIFHRPSSMKRGNR